A stretch of the Bacillota bacterium genome encodes the following:
- a CDS encoding Na/Pi cotransporter family protein codes for LGGLFMGMQLMQASLAPFGVTVAQRLFPAAQNTGPLNAIGIGVVVTLMLQSSSAVTGIVIAMVGSGILDPRLGIFITLGANIGTVGTSLLASVGMNSLAKKAALTDLLLNLVAVLCVLPWFDKFHHLVVLCSPRASAQIANAHTMFNIAASTLALPFVPVIAKLVDAE; via the coding sequence TTAGGTGGTCTTTTCATGGGGATGCAGCTGATGCAGGCATCCTTGGCGCCCTTTGGGGTCACGGTGGCCCAAAGACTCTTTCCCGCCGCCCAGAATACGGGGCCCTTGAATGCCATCGGGATCGGAGTAGTTGTTACCCTGATGCTTCAGAGTAGTTCCGCGGTAACGGGAATCGTCATCGCGATGGTTGGCTCTGGCATTTTGGATCCCAGGTTAGGGATTTTCATCACTCTAGGAGCCAACATCGGCACAGTGGGTACATCCCTACTAGCCAGTGTAGGGATGAATTCCTTGGCCAAGAAAGCGGCCCTGACAGACCTTTTGCTCAATCTCGTGGCAGTGCTTTGTGTGCTTCCCTGGTTCGACAAATTCCATCACCTTGTTGTCCTTTGTTCGCCAAGAGCCTCTGCCCAGATTGCCAACGCCCATACCATGTTCAATATTGCCGCCTCGACCTTGGCGCTGCCCTTTGTCCCGGTAATTGCCAAACTAGTGGACGCGGAATAG